The following DNA comes from Candidatus Neomarinimicrobiota bacterium.
TCAGAGGAGAATCACCATGTCAGACAGTGTTTATAAAGTAATAGAATTGGTCGGAACGAGTTCAAATTCGTGGGAAGACGCAGCAAAAAATGCCGTTGAAAGGGCAGGACAAAGCTTAAGTGATTTGCGTATCGCCGAAGTAAAGGATCTGGATATGAAGGTGGAGGATGGCAAGGTAACGGCGTTCCGCGCAAAGGTGAGCCTGTCGTTCAAGTTTAAGAGCTGATTCTGAATAAAGTGTAACTAATAAGGGCTTACCGGTTTCGGTAAG
Coding sequences within:
- a CDS encoding dodecin domain-containing protein; amino-acid sequence: MSDSVYKVIELVGTSSNSWEDAAKNAVERAGQSLSDLRIAEVKDLDMKVEDGKVTAFRAKVSLSFKFKS